A stretch of Imperialibacter roseus DNA encodes these proteins:
- a CDS encoding FecR family protein, with product MSKQSPHIVTNELLAKYFAGEASDAESAAVMMWVAESAANEEAFVQQKMLWEDLGAVMTDDATTHTSFDVDAAWANVKTAKATAVSNQRKLERRNPWIMRIAASLVLLGGITYFLRSYFAEVQMTEVASASEIINVDLLDGSHITLNEESIIQYPEEFAANLRQVNLKGEAFFEVEPDTVKPFVIHAGPAIITVLGTSFNVKSSAMEDTVAVFVATGRVSFSVGTQEVILTPGEKATYTAKSGLLASTGGSTSTGVDQFWRTRRLSFAGHSLPDVIDAIEEAYFVDIELENEQMANCRLSVNFENDSLNNILDVIALTLDLKVSKSGNVILLKGTGCPEN from the coding sequence ATGAGTAAGCAGAGTCCACATATAGTCACCAACGAGTTGCTCGCAAAGTATTTTGCCGGCGAAGCGTCTGATGCAGAGTCAGCGGCTGTGATGATGTGGGTTGCTGAGTCTGCCGCAAATGAAGAGGCTTTTGTTCAGCAAAAAATGCTTTGGGAAGACCTCGGAGCTGTGATGACGGACGACGCAACGACACACACATCGTTTGATGTAGACGCTGCCTGGGCCAACGTAAAAACAGCCAAAGCGACCGCCGTCAGCAACCAAAGGAAATTGGAAAGGCGAAATCCGTGGATTATGCGGATTGCAGCTTCCCTGGTTCTACTCGGTGGCATCACTTATTTCTTGCGCAGCTATTTTGCCGAGGTGCAGATGACCGAGGTAGCTTCAGCTTCGGAGATAATAAATGTTGACCTTCTGGATGGTTCCCACATCACCCTGAATGAAGAAAGTATTATTCAATACCCCGAGGAGTTTGCTGCCAATCTTCGGCAGGTGAACTTGAAAGGAGAGGCATTTTTTGAAGTGGAGCCCGATACCGTTAAGCCTTTTGTTATTCATGCCGGGCCTGCTATCATCACGGTGCTTGGTACCTCATTCAACGTCAAGAGTTCGGCAATGGAGGACACGGTTGCTGTCTTTGTGGCTACCGGAAGAGTCTCTTTTTCCGTGGGCACGCAGGAAGTTATCCTAACCCCGGGCGAGAAAGCTACGTACACAGCCAAGTCGGGACTTTTGGCCTCTACTGGTGGGTCTACTTCAACCGGAGTAGATCAGTTTTGGCGAACCCGTCGGCTTTCCTTTGCTGGCCATTCTCTCCCAGACGTGATAGATGCTATTGAAGAGGCCTATTTTGTAGATATTGAGCTCGAAAATGAGCAAATGGCTAACTGTCGCCTATCCGTAAACTTTGAAAATGACTCTTTGAACAATATCCTTGATGTGATTGCGCTCACGCTCGACCTGAAGGTTAGTAAAAGTGGAAACGTCATTCTTTTAAAAGGAACGGGATGTCCGGAAAACTGA
- a CDS encoding ABC transporter permease → MLKNILTVAIRNLLKQRFYSILNVFGLGVGLAVFMVISLYIDYQFSYDGFYEKGNRLYRIDQTFIWGDAYPTFGSTGPGVSDAIRTDIPGVEQTARVYTAGDRVVSVPSQQNGVAYEDNGVGAVDSTFLQLFTFQMIAGDASTALDEPFSVVITRSSALKYFGKVDALGQTLKMTDGRTEGLYKVTGVMEDVPPNSHFSFNILASMSSFPEVAARNTAWFWSGFVTYALLKEGANPESIREAIFDLPSKRAGKAYETITSGGKPWHLYLVPLSDIWLHSVSSPNRLGPTSNILYVYVLSAIAIMVLVLASVNYMNMATARSVSRSKEVGVRKMMGALKEHLLFQFLAESFILVIFSSALAIGLVELCLPYFNSLAGIQLSTLGLFDSGMKIIFLLIIIVSTALLAGAYPAFYMARFSPIQALRKQNKVGKGGQLLRGGLVVFQFAISITLVVLSFIVYDQITYLQNRDIGFDKNNLIIVPQVQRMDSVKRVSFREVLSNNPSVASVGMSTSVPPNIWDGDSFTTEDDPENEQPINYMNVSNNYLQTLGVEVLHGRIFEEGFQADRTSVVLNENAVKALGWNNDETVIGKKLLYWDTRFNVIGVIRDFNYWTLDSPIQPLAVFPYGAPITHQETHFLSVRLKPENDQAADVKDFLSFLTLQWDEFAPGLPFSYQFTDAMFFSAFEFEQRLGQLFSVFTGLAILIACMGLLGLASYMAEVRNKEIGIRKVLGASVSQLVVLMGKDFARLVIIAFAISVPLGWWAANVWLQNYQYRTSINWQVFAYAGLSALILAILTVSYQSVKTAFSNPVDILHEE, encoded by the coding sequence ATGCTAAAGAACATTCTAACCGTCGCTATCAGGAACCTGCTCAAGCAGCGCTTTTACTCCATTCTCAATGTGTTTGGATTGGGAGTAGGGCTGGCAGTGTTTATGGTTATTTCTCTTTATATCGATTACCAGTTTAGCTACGATGGATTCTATGAAAAGGGGAATCGACTTTACAGGATCGATCAGACATTTATCTGGGGCGATGCATATCCGACATTTGGCTCTACGGGGCCGGGCGTTTCCGACGCCATCCGCACCGATATCCCCGGCGTGGAGCAGACGGCGAGGGTGTATACGGCGGGTGACAGGGTCGTAAGTGTGCCTTCTCAGCAAAACGGCGTTGCGTATGAAGACAACGGCGTGGGTGCAGTGGACTCCACCTTCTTGCAGCTATTCACCTTTCAAATGATCGCAGGTGACGCTTCAACCGCTCTTGATGAGCCTTTTTCAGTGGTCATCACCCGGTCTTCAGCGCTGAAGTATTTTGGCAAAGTTGACGCTTTGGGGCAAACGCTGAAAATGACAGACGGCAGAACAGAGGGGCTTTACAAAGTCACCGGAGTAATGGAAGACGTACCACCCAATAGCCATTTCAGTTTTAATATCCTTGCTTCTATGTCGTCGTTCCCCGAGGTAGCTGCCCGAAATACGGCGTGGTTTTGGTCTGGCTTTGTCACGTATGCCCTGTTGAAGGAAGGTGCAAATCCAGAGTCAATCAGGGAAGCTATTTTTGACCTGCCAAGCAAAAGAGCAGGCAAGGCGTATGAAACCATCACCTCTGGTGGCAAGCCCTGGCATTTGTACCTTGTGCCTTTGTCGGATATATGGCTGCACTCGGTAAGCTCCCCCAACAGACTTGGGCCAACAAGTAATATTCTCTATGTCTATGTGCTGTCAGCAATAGCCATTATGGTGCTTGTGCTGGCCAGTGTTAACTACATGAACATGGCCACAGCACGATCGGTCAGCAGGTCAAAAGAGGTGGGTGTGCGTAAAATGATGGGCGCATTGAAAGAGCATCTGCTTTTCCAGTTCCTGGCTGAGTCTTTTATTCTGGTAATATTCTCGTCCGCCCTCGCAATAGGCCTTGTTGAGCTTTGCCTTCCTTACTTCAACAGTCTGGCTGGAATACAGCTGTCCACTCTTGGTCTTTTTGATAGCGGGATGAAAATCATTTTCCTTCTGATAATTATTGTTTCCACCGCTCTTCTTGCCGGCGCTTATCCTGCGTTTTACATGGCTCGTTTCAGTCCTATTCAGGCACTTAGAAAGCAAAACAAGGTGGGCAAGGGTGGCCAGCTGCTTCGTGGAGGCTTGGTGGTATTTCAATTTGCCATTTCCATCACACTGGTAGTGCTGTCTTTTATCGTGTACGACCAGATTACTTATTTGCAAAATAGAGACATTGGCTTTGACAAGAACAACCTGATCATTGTGCCGCAGGTGCAAAGAATGGACTCAGTAAAGAGGGTGTCGTTCAGAGAAGTACTTAGCAACAATCCTTCGGTTGCTTCGGTGGGCATGTCTACGTCGGTTCCTCCCAATATATGGGATGGTGACAGCTTCACTACCGAGGATGACCCCGAGAATGAGCAGCCGATAAACTACATGAACGTGAGTAATAATTACTTGCAGACCCTCGGTGTTGAAGTGCTGCACGGCCGAATCTTTGAAGAAGGATTCCAGGCCGACCGTACGAGCGTTGTACTGAATGAAAATGCAGTAAAGGCCCTTGGTTGGAACAATGATGAGACTGTGATCGGCAAAAAGCTCCTTTACTGGGATACCCGCTTCAACGTCATCGGTGTGATTAGAGATTTTAACTACTGGACGCTTGACAGCCCGATCCAGCCGCTGGCAGTATTTCCTTATGGGGCACCCATCACCCATCAGGAGACACATTTTCTGTCAGTCAGACTGAAGCCGGAAAATGATCAGGCTGCCGACGTAAAAGACTTTCTAAGCTTTTTGACATTGCAGTGGGACGAATTTGCACCCGGCTTACCATTTAGCTACCAGTTCACTGATGCCATGTTTTTCAGCGCTTTCGAATTTGAGCAGCGCCTGGGCCAACTGTTTTCTGTATTCACCGGTTTGGCTATACTAATTGCATGTATGGGCCTACTAGGGCTGGCTTCCTACATGGCAGAAGTGCGCAACAAGGAGATTGGCATCCGGAAAGTGTTGGGAGCGTCGGTCAGTCAGCTTGTGGTGTTAATGGGTAAGGATTTCGCCCGGCTTGTGATCATTGCCTTCGCTATCTCCGTGCCACTTGGCTGGTGGGCGGCTAATGTATGGCTGCAAAACTATCAGTACAGAACTAGCATCAATTGGCAGGTATTTGCTTACGCCGGATTAAGTGCCCTGATTTTGGCCATTCTCACAGTAAGCTATCAGTCGGTAAAAACAGCTTTCAGCAACCCTGTTGATATTTTGCACGAAGAATAG
- a CDS encoding type II toxin-antitoxin system VapC family toxin — MNGNDLFVDTNIVLYFLKGDPEVVEMIADKNLTISFVTELELLSFPGIDNESETAIRTLLENCRITSINKEIKDVTIAFRKNSRQKLPDSIIAASAFCHKLPLVTADRQFLAVDEVEVIFYEL; from the coding sequence ATGAATGGAAATGACCTTTTTGTAGACACAAATATAGTATTGTACTTTCTGAAGGGGGATCCTGAAGTGGTAGAGATGATTGCTGACAAGAACTTAACCATTTCGTTCGTAACAGAATTGGAGCTTTTGTCTTTCCCTGGCATCGATAATGAATCTGAGACGGCCATTCGAACGCTGCTGGAAAATTGCCGGATAACTTCTATTAATAAAGAGATTAAAGACGTTACTATCGCTTTCAGAAAGAATTCTCGCCAGAAACTACCGGACTCAATAATAGCTGCTTCGGCTTTTTGCCATAAGCTCCCTCTTGTCACAGCAGACAGACAATTCTTAGCTGTTGACGAGGTGGAGGTTATCTTCTATGAACTATAG
- the kdsA gene encoding 3-deoxy-8-phosphooctulonate synthase, with amino-acid sequence MSKLFLIAGPCVVENDKTPFEIGRKVKGICDELGIDYIFKASFKKANRTKLNSFTGIEKEEAMAIIQAVGKELGVPTITDVHESYEPAIAAKYVDYLQIPAFLCRQTDLLLAAGETGKGVNIKKGQFMSPEAMKFSLEKVLSTGNKNVWLCERGFSFGYEGLVVDATAITRLKKHGVPVVMDCTHSVQQPNKADGVTGGNPEMIETMALSAIATGADGLFIETHPDPANALSDGQTMLPIEKLEGILRKVMKVRKALYS; translated from the coding sequence ATGAGTAAACTATTCCTGATAGCCGGCCCTTGTGTGGTCGAGAACGACAAAACACCTTTTGAAATAGGCAGAAAAGTAAAGGGCATCTGCGACGAGTTGGGCATCGATTACATTTTCAAGGCCAGCTTCAAAAAAGCCAACCGCACCAAGCTCAACAGCTTCACAGGCATCGAAAAAGAAGAGGCCATGGCTATTATTCAAGCAGTGGGGAAAGAACTTGGCGTGCCTACCATTACCGACGTGCATGAAAGCTATGAGCCGGCCATCGCAGCCAAATATGTAGACTACCTGCAGATTCCGGCCTTCCTATGTCGGCAAACCGATTTGCTGCTGGCAGCTGGTGAGACAGGCAAAGGCGTGAATATCAAGAAGGGGCAGTTTATGTCGCCCGAGGCGATGAAGTTTTCACTGGAGAAAGTGCTGTCCACCGGCAACAAAAATGTGTGGCTTTGTGAGCGTGGGTTCTCGTTTGGCTACGAAGGGCTGGTGGTGGATGCCACAGCTATTACCAGGCTAAAGAAGCATGGCGTGCCCGTGGTGATGGATTGCACGCACTCTGTTCAACAGCCCAACAAAGCTGATGGTGTCACAGGCGGCAATCCTGAAATGATCGAAACCATGGCACTTTCCGCCATTGCTACTGGTGCCGACGGCCTTTTTATAGAAACCCATCCCGATCCAGCCAATGCTTTGAGTGACGGCCAAACGATGCTGCCGATTGAAAAGCTTGAGGGGATATTGAGGAAAGTGATGAAGGTGAGGAAAGCTCTTTACTCGTAG
- a CDS encoding RNA polymerase sigma-70 factor codes for MQEITQKLSDQIEHTAHIVNVADEKVFEGIFREYYSGLAAFALKYVRDTEIAEEIVQELFSDIWIKTDLLKIKTSIKSYLFGAVRNACLNYIKHQKVEQKYADRTRYVAPVGESTDFLELEELKEKIASAMDKIPDKCREIFELNRFEGKRYKEIADELNLSLKTVENQMGKALKIMREELGEYLPAVLLFLFLHGGKW; via the coding sequence TTGCAGGAAATCACGCAGAAACTGTCAGATCAGATAGAACATACTGCCCACATTGTTAACGTCGCTGACGAAAAAGTCTTCGAGGGTATTTTCCGTGAATATTATTCAGGGCTGGCGGCATTTGCCCTCAAATATGTGAGAGATACGGAAATAGCTGAAGAAATAGTGCAGGAGCTTTTCAGCGATATATGGATCAAAACAGATCTGCTGAAAATCAAAACGTCGATAAAGTCTTACCTTTTTGGAGCCGTCAGGAATGCCTGCCTCAACTATATTAAGCATCAAAAGGTAGAGCAGAAGTATGCTGACAGAACAAGATACGTGGCGCCAGTGGGAGAGTCTACCGACTTTCTGGAACTAGAGGAGCTAAAAGAAAAGATTGCCAGTGCTATGGATAAAATCCCGGACAAATGTCGGGAGATATTTGAGCTAAACCGGTTTGAGGGCAAAAGATACAAGGAAATTGCTGACGAACTGAACCTGTCGTTGAAAACCGTGGAGAATCAAATGGGTAAGGCTTTGAAGATCATGCGGGAAGAGTTAGGCGAGTATCTGCCTGCGGTTTTATTGTTTCTGTTTTTGCATGGGGGTAAATGGTAA
- the sucD gene encoding succinate--CoA ligase subunit alpha, with protein sequence MSVLVNKNSKVIVQGFTGTEGSFHAEQMIEYGTNVVGGVTPGKGGQKHLDKPIFNSVEEAVQTTGADVSIIFVPPAFAADAIMEAADAGIKVIVAITEGIPVKDMMTAKNYIKNKKVTLIGPNCPGVITPGEAKVGIMPGFVFKKGRVGVVSKSGTLTYEAADQIVKAGLGISTAIGIGGDPIIGTPTKEAVELLMNDPETDAIVMIGEIGGNYEALASEYIKSTGNKKPVVGFIAGQTAPPGRRMGHAGAIIGGADDTAAAKMKIMEACGIHVVQSPADIGETLAKVLKK encoded by the coding sequence ATGAGCGTTCTAGTAAATAAAAATTCCAAGGTCATCGTGCAAGGCTTTACTGGCACTGAAGGCAGTTTTCATGCTGAACAGATGATCGAATATGGAACCAACGTAGTAGGAGGTGTTACTCCGGGTAAAGGAGGTCAGAAGCATCTTGACAAACCCATTTTCAATAGTGTAGAAGAGGCTGTGCAAACGACTGGAGCTGATGTTTCTATCATTTTTGTACCACCAGCTTTTGCCGCTGATGCTATCATGGAAGCAGCCGACGCCGGCATCAAGGTAATTGTGGCAATCACAGAAGGCATTCCTGTAAAGGACATGATGACTGCCAAAAATTATATCAAGAATAAAAAAGTAACGCTGATTGGCCCTAACTGTCCTGGTGTCATTACTCCGGGCGAAGCGAAAGTAGGTATCATGCCTGGTTTCGTATTCAAAAAAGGAAGAGTGGGCGTAGTGTCTAAGTCAGGTACATTGACTTACGAAGCAGCTGACCAGATTGTGAAGGCAGGTCTTGGTATTTCAACGGCAATCGGCATTGGTGGTGACCCCATCATTGGTACTCCTACCAAAGAGGCTGTTGAATTGCTGATGAACGACCCCGAAACTGACGCCATCGTGATGATTGGTGAAATTGGAGGTAACTATGAGGCACTTGCTTCTGAATACATAAAAAGCACTGGCAACAAAAAGCCTGTTGTTGGCTTCATCGCTGGCCAAACAGCCCCTCCGGGCCGCAGAATGGGTCATGCTGGTGCTATTATTGGTGGCGCCGACGATACAGCTGCAGCCAAAATGAAGATCATGGAAGCCTGCGGCATTCACGTAGTGCAGTCTCCAGCGGATATTGGAGAAACCCTTGCCAAAGTGCTTAAGAAATAA
- a CDS encoding DUF4974 domain-containing protein has product MSGKLIFLTLFLVAVVGRACCQNLLDQRLSLNFTDLPIGQALTEISNRADCRFSYNPDLLPNKNITASFQETSLEEVLKKTLGKSFDYKVRGSYIIIQPVADKQSHKSNIEFVGEVVDARTGRSLANTSVYDVNNLSSTLSGEDGSYKLSTFFQDGVTAFAISKENYKDTVIRIVNQQIAPVKIELEPLEVTEEARDRTFRRFIDSLNIVRFLVNRKAKQHIRNVDMVEQRWLQVSFLPVIGTNGVMGGKIGNNVSLNMFAGYNHSVSGVELGGFFNVDRMDVKGFQAGGFGNIVGGQVDGAQLSGFVNLTPGGGSGTQLSGFVNHAGTRYSGLQGTGFVNVANNINGAQLSGFTNFTLLDMNGVQGTGFVNLAGRVRGVQGAGFLNMATAVNGVQASGFINMAGTVKGLQIGVLNIAKRVEKGATIGIVNIVKEGFHSFDVSANDITNLNFSFRSGTKHFYTLLTFGVVPQESTIWSMGIGVGTEVDWTDKIYTDFELSTNTVQPMDTWIEDAPSDYRFQVNFGFRLLKWASVNAGPVVHFFNYSSDNEALDLSTKFGGRPLFKSSGATSNSKVWVGYTAALRLF; this is encoded by the coding sequence ATGTCCGGAAAACTGATTTTTTTAACACTTTTTTTGGTAGCGGTTGTTGGTAGGGCCTGCTGTCAAAACCTGCTTGACCAACGGCTGTCACTAAACTTCACTGATCTCCCGATTGGGCAGGCGCTTACTGAAATCTCGAATCGGGCCGACTGTAGATTTTCCTATAACCCGGATCTGCTTCCAAACAAAAACATTACTGCCAGCTTTCAGGAGACTTCGCTTGAGGAAGTTTTAAAAAAGACGCTTGGAAAGAGCTTTGATTACAAAGTGCGGGGCAGCTACATTATTATTCAGCCGGTGGCAGATAAGCAATCCCACAAGTCCAATATCGAGTTTGTGGGCGAAGTTGTAGATGCCCGCACGGGCAGAAGCCTCGCCAATACAAGTGTTTACGACGTAAATAACTTATCATCGACCCTTTCCGGTGAGGATGGTTCTTACAAGCTGTCGACCTTTTTTCAGGATGGCGTGACAGCTTTCGCCATCAGCAAAGAGAACTATAAAGACACGGTAATCAGGATTGTTAATCAGCAGATAGCGCCGGTTAAGATTGAGCTGGAGCCATTGGAAGTGACCGAAGAAGCCAGAGACAGAACCTTCCGACGTTTCATTGATTCTTTGAACATTGTCAGGTTTTTGGTCAACAGAAAAGCGAAGCAGCATATTCGCAACGTCGACATGGTCGAGCAGCGTTGGTTACAGGTATCGTTTTTGCCGGTGATAGGTACCAATGGCGTCATGGGTGGAAAAATTGGCAACAACGTTTCGCTCAATATGTTTGCTGGCTACAATCATTCGGTTAGTGGTGTTGAGCTGGGAGGATTTTTCAACGTTGACAGGATGGATGTCAAGGGCTTTCAAGCAGGTGGCTTTGGCAATATTGTTGGGGGCCAGGTTGATGGTGCTCAGCTATCTGGCTTCGTTAATTTGACACCTGGTGGCGGCTCTGGGACGCAGCTTTCCGGGTTTGTCAATCACGCTGGCACGAGGTATAGCGGTCTTCAGGGTACCGGCTTTGTCAATGTGGCCAACAACATCAATGGCGCACAACTCTCAGGTTTCACTAACTTTACGCTGCTCGACATGAACGGTGTTCAGGGTACAGGTTTTGTGAACCTGGCAGGCAGAGTGAGGGGTGTTCAAGGGGCCGGCTTCTTGAATATGGCCACCGCCGTAAATGGTGTTCAGGCTTCCGGTTTTATCAATATGGCAGGAACAGTGAAAGGGCTGCAGATTGGCGTTTTGAATATTGCAAAAAGGGTTGAGAAAGGAGCTACGATAGGCATCGTAAACATTGTTAAGGAAGGGTTTCACTCCTTTGATGTGAGTGCCAATGACATCACCAATTTAAATTTCTCCTTCCGGTCTGGCACCAAGCATTTCTACACCTTGTTAACGTTTGGCGTTGTTCCTCAGGAAAGCACCATTTGGTCGATGGGGATCGGAGTAGGAACAGAGGTGGACTGGACTGATAAAATCTATACAGACTTTGAGCTGTCAACAAACACCGTGCAACCAATGGATACCTGGATTGAAGACGCTCCGAGTGACTACCGCTTCCAGGTCAATTTCGGATTTAGGCTGTTGAAATGGGCTTCGGTCAATGCTGGCCCTGTTGTTCATTTCTTTAATTATTCTTCAGATAATGAGGCGCTGGATCTTTCCACAAAGTTTGGCGGACGACCACTTTTCAAATCTTCTGGCGCAACTTCCAACTCTAAGGTTTGGGTAGGCTATACTGCCGCTTTGCGCCTTTTTTAG
- a CDS encoding KdsC family phosphatase: MKDYKNIKLLILDVDGTLTDGGIYIMEDGSQFKKFNSRDGMGIRLLQKAGIEVGIISNGKTTSMVQARADMLGMTRVYVGEAKKMDVLEAWMTEMGIGLDQVGMVGDDINDLPVMEKAGLSACPADAVRAVKEKADIVLQLKGGEGCVRELIDNYLLAD; this comes from the coding sequence GTGAAAGACTACAAAAACATAAAACTCCTCATCCTCGACGTTGACGGCACACTTACCGACGGCGGTATTTACATTATGGAAGACGGGAGTCAGTTCAAAAAATTTAATTCCCGTGATGGCATGGGCATCCGGCTGCTACAGAAAGCGGGCATTGAAGTTGGGATCATCAGCAATGGCAAAACCACCTCAATGGTACAGGCCAGGGCCGACATGCTGGGCATGACCAGGGTTTACGTAGGCGAAGCAAAGAAAATGGATGTGCTGGAAGCCTGGATGACTGAGATGGGCATAGGCCTTGACCAGGTGGGCATGGTGGGCGACGACATCAACGATTTGCCTGTCATGGAAAAAGCCGGGCTCTCCGCCTGTCCTGCTGATGCAGTGAGGGCAGTGAAGGAAAAAGCTGATATCGTGCTTCAGCTCAAAGGGGGCGAAGGATGCGTGCGTGAATTAATCGACAACTACTTGCTGGCCGATTGA
- a CDS encoding TonB-dependent receptor, producing MKTFLLSGALLLLATSVSFSQQMTQTVRGQILDQDAKSPLIGATVQIVGTDPILGAVTDLDGNFRITNVPVGRASLFITYIGYEDKAMPNIQVNSAKEVVLNIDLVESIDKLDEVVVTAKKDKSEVLNEMALVSARSFSVEETQRYAGAINDPARMVSAFAGVNGDAQGNNDIVVRGNSSKGILWKLEGVEIPNPNHFANEGATGGPVNALNSNMLDNSDFFTGAFSPEYGNALSGVFDIKFKKGNNEQREYTTSLGVFGVDFTAEGPFKQGYNGSYIANYRYSSLQLLSDAGILDFNGVPKYQDGSFNIALPIGKKQYVTMFGLGGISNISQTETDEEDEDIVLSRGDFGARLGVVGVNHTYFINDNVFVRNSVTLSLSGQTSNYDMNEDTGFRDVEDIDLNKNSVRVASTLNYKLNAKNKFETGIIYSRLGYNAKVDLYNYETKTKDTWLDDKGNTGTLQAFGSWKLRFNEAWTMTSGVHYFLFALNNTQSVEPRVGLKYDLNSKQAFTAGFGLHSRLEPVSAYLAKQTQEDGSLLQPNKNLRTTKAAHYVVGFNQVLNQSTHLKLEAYYQQLYDVPVEKDASSSFSMINSSGAFVNESLVNEGTGRNYGVELTLEQYLNRGFYYMSTVSLYKSLYTAQDGIERTSTFDGNYIVNVIGGKEFKVGAADRNRVLFVNAKAALIGGQRYTPIDLEASRELGSEVRDDANPFSVKGDDVFFVNLAIGTRKNRKKTTSEFKIDVTNVTNNQALVNEYFVAGTGNIVKSYQLAMLPNIVYTLKF from the coding sequence ATGAAGACTTTTTTATTATCAGGAGCACTCCTCCTGCTCGCTACTTCTGTGTCATTTTCTCAACAAATGACACAAACTGTCAGAGGACAGATTTTAGACCAGGATGCTAAGAGCCCTTTGATTGGCGCCACCGTCCAGATAGTTGGCACCGACCCAATACTTGGCGCTGTGACCGACCTGGATGGCAACTTCAGGATTACAAATGTGCCAGTTGGCAGGGCATCACTTTTTATCACTTACATAGGTTACGAAGACAAAGCGATGCCCAACATTCAGGTCAACTCGGCAAAAGAAGTTGTGCTAAATATTGACCTGGTAGAATCGATTGATAAACTGGATGAAGTGGTAGTCACCGCCAAAAAAGATAAATCAGAAGTGCTGAATGAGATGGCGCTGGTCAGTGCCCGTTCATTTTCGGTGGAAGAAACACAGCGCTACGCAGGTGCCATTAATGACCCCGCCCGAATGGTATCAGCTTTTGCTGGTGTGAACGGCGATGCTCAGGGTAATAATGACATTGTGGTGAGAGGAAACTCTTCCAAGGGAATCTTGTGGAAGCTGGAAGGTGTCGAAATACCGAACCCCAATCACTTTGCGAACGAAGGGGCCACCGGCGGTCCGGTGAATGCTTTGAACAGCAACATGCTCGACAACTCCGATTTTTTCACCGGAGCCTTCTCGCCGGAATATGGCAATGCACTTTCGGGAGTCTTTGACATCAAATTCAAAAAGGGAAACAACGAGCAACGAGAGTATACTACTTCTCTCGGTGTGTTCGGAGTGGACTTTACCGCCGAAGGGCCTTTCAAGCAAGGGTATAATGGTTCTTACATAGCTAATTATCGCTATTCCTCATTGCAACTCTTGTCCGATGCTGGTATTCTTGATTTCAACGGCGTGCCCAAGTATCAGGATGGGTCTTTCAATATCGCTTTACCAATTGGGAAGAAGCAGTACGTGACCATGTTTGGCCTGGGAGGCATTAGCAATATCAGCCAAACCGAAACTGATGAGGAAGATGAGGACATTGTACTTTCCAGAGGAGACTTTGGCGCTCGCCTGGGCGTGGTGGGTGTTAATCACACCTACTTTATTAATGACAATGTGTTTGTCAGGAACTCTGTTACGCTTTCGCTGTCGGGCCAAACATCGAATTACGACATGAATGAAGACACCGGTTTCAGAGATGTGGAAGATATTGATCTCAATAAAAATAGTGTCAGAGTAGCCAGCACTTTGAACTACAAACTGAATGCAAAAAACAAATTTGAGACTGGTATCATCTACTCAAGGCTTGGCTACAACGCCAAAGTTGATCTTTACAACTACGAGACCAAAACCAAGGACACCTGGCTGGATGACAAAGGGAATACGGGAACACTTCAGGCATTTGGTAGCTGGAAACTGCGATTCAACGAGGCATGGACCATGACCAGCGGTGTTCACTATTTCCTTTTTGCTTTAAACAATACGCAATCTGTGGAGCCAAGAGTTGGTTTGAAATACGACCTCAACAGCAAACAGGCTTTTACTGCAGGCTTTGGGCTTCACAGCCGGTTGGAGCCGGTTTCAGCTTACCTGGCCAAACAGACGCAGGAGGATGGTTCGCTTTTGCAGCCCAACAAGAACTTGAGAACAACCAAAGCGGCGCACTATGTGGTGGGTTTCAATCAGGTGCTCAATCAAAGCACTCACCTGAAGTTGGAAGCCTATTACCAGCAGCTATATGATGTGCCGGTGGAGAAAGACGCTTCAAGCAGCTTCTCCATGATCAACAGCTCAGGAGCTTTTGTTAACGAGTCGTTGGTAAATGAAGGAACCGGGAGGAACTATGGCGTGGAGCTTACGCTGGAGCAATACCTGAATCGTGGTTTCTATTACATGTCGACTGTGTCACTATACAAGTCTCTTTACACAGCACAGGACGGAATAGAACGGACGTCGACTTTTGATGGAAATTACATCGTGAATGTGATCGGGGGAAAAGAGTTCAAAGTAGGAGCTGCCGACAGGAACAGGGTGCTCTTTGTTAACGCTAAAGCAGCGCTTATCGGAGGTCAGCGATACACCCCCATTGATCTTGAGGCCTCCAGAGAGCTCGGTTCAGAGGTGAGAGACGACGCCAACCCGTTTTCAGTAAAAGGTGATGATGTGTTTTTCGTTAACCTGGCTATTGGCACCAGAAAAAACAGGAAGAAGACGACGAGCGAATTTAAAATTGACGTTACCAATGTCACCAACAACCAGGCATTAGTGAATGAATACTTTGTGGCCGGCACTGGCAACATTGTGAAATCTTATCAGCTGGCCATGTTGCCCAACATCGTCTACACGCTGAAGTTCTAA